From one Peredibacter starrii genomic stretch:
- the ybeY gene encoding rRNA maturation RNase YbeY, whose translation MKKHPFLQVDYHSTVKLSDSDKKQLAKWLNYASEALEYLFQEGVLPKAKFKSVKTVQVSLMICGDARIRELNREHRHKDKVTDVLSFPAHEDLRKASYKMPELFLGDLAICHQQTKRQAKEFKIGYWDEFIHLMIHGMIHLMGYDHEVSRVEEKLMEKWEKIGLDKISEIKKGAR comes from the coding sequence ATGAAGAAACATCCTTTCCTACAAGTCGATTATCATTCTACAGTTAAGTTGAGTGACTCCGACAAGAAACAGCTCGCAAAATGGTTGAATTATGCCTCAGAGGCCCTGGAATATCTCTTTCAAGAGGGAGTTCTTCCTAAGGCAAAGTTCAAATCAGTAAAGACGGTTCAGGTTTCCCTCATGATTTGTGGTGATGCTCGAATCCGTGAACTCAATCGTGAGCACCGTCATAAAGATAAAGTCACAGATGTGCTTTCATTTCCGGCCCACGAGGATCTTCGAAAGGCCTCATACAAAATGCCGGAACTCTTTTTAGGTGATCTTGCCATTTGCCACCAACAAACCAAACGTCAGGCGAAGGAATTTAAGATCGGCTACTGGGATGAATTCATCCATCTCATGATTCACGGAATGATTCATCTCATGGGGTACGATCATGAGGTCAGTCGAGTGGAAGAAAAGTTGATGGAGAAGTGGGAGAAGATTGGATTAGATAAAATTAGTGAAATAAAAAAAGGGGCCCGTTAA
- the mazG gene encoding nucleoside triphosphate pyrophosphohydrolase, whose protein sequence is MSHPELERCIEVIRALRHPKTGCPWDLEQTHETLLKYLIEEAYEFVEAVENGDPKHMEEEIGDVLFQVILHTTIGEEKKAFSLESAAKNLADKLVRRHPHVFTQKDMKLTSDEVLENWAKIKVTEKGERKYTIDEKYLHAPALESSFKIGKKSTTVNFDWQDHQQVMMKVEEEWQEVKEELPPTGQYNKERVKEEIGDLLFSVAQLARHLDLNPEECLRDANKKFIKRFQKVEDMVKASGRKLEDTPQEELEEYWVKVKKV, encoded by the coding sequence GTGAGTCATCCGGAACTTGAACGTTGTATTGAGGTCATCAGGGCCCTTCGCCATCCAAAAACAGGATGCCCGTGGGATCTGGAACAGACCCATGAGACTTTGCTTAAATATTTGATCGAAGAGGCCTATGAATTTGTGGAGGCCGTGGAAAACGGTGATCCAAAACACATGGAAGAAGAAATTGGAGATGTGCTATTTCAGGTGATTCTTCACACTACCATCGGTGAGGAGAAGAAGGCCTTCTCACTAGAATCTGCCGCCAAAAATCTCGCCGATAAATTAGTTCGCAGACACCCTCATGTTTTCACGCAAAAAGATATGAAGCTCACTTCTGATGAAGTGCTGGAGAATTGGGCAAAGATCAAGGTCACTGAAAAAGGTGAACGAAAGTATACAATTGATGAAAAGTACCTTCACGCTCCTGCTCTGGAGTCGTCGTTTAAAATTGGCAAGAAATCCACAACTGTGAACTTTGATTGGCAAGATCATCAACAAGTGATGATGAAAGTCGAAGAAGAATGGCAGGAAGTAAAAGAAGAGCTGCCACCCACGGGCCAATATAATAAAGAGCGTGTGAAAGAAGAGATTGGTGATCTTCTTTTCAGTGTTGCTCAGCTTGCTCGTCATTTAGATTTGAATCCAGAAGAGTGCTTAAGAGACGCCAATAAAAAATTCATCAAGCGCTTCCAGAAAGTGGAAGACATGGTGAAGGCATCTGGCCGGAAACTAGAAGATACTCCGCAGGAAGAGCTGGAAGAATACTGGGTTAAAGTAAAAAAAGTATGA
- a CDS encoding RluA family pseudouridine synthase — protein sequence MRIFKAPVSKFFSQRTTLGEFLQKLTKLPEQELADAAQKGAVWIQRNAKGKTLRIRGLKEQVGPQDLVQCFYDPKVLKLPAVTESECLYEDQNYGVWIKAAGVVPQGSQAGDHASLLRYVEVARKKEVFLVHRLDRETQGPMIVGYNSKAAGMLGDLFQKNLISKTYEAVVLGEMEVGSKQTINASLDDKEAITHIEVLASRNNQSHLKVTIETGRLHQIRRHLDHIGHPIMGDPKYGKGNKNREGLKLVAVALSFQDPWLKKIQNFQYPSKLTV from the coding sequence ATGAGAATTTTTAAAGCTCCCGTAAGTAAATTCTTCTCCCAGCGAACTACGCTGGGAGAATTTCTTCAAAAGCTCACTAAACTCCCTGAACAAGAACTAGCAGATGCCGCCCAGAAGGGTGCGGTCTGGATTCAACGAAATGCCAAGGGCAAGACCCTTCGCATTCGTGGTCTTAAAGAACAGGTTGGTCCGCAGGATCTCGTGCAATGTTTCTATGACCCGAAAGTTCTAAAACTTCCGGCCGTAACAGAATCAGAGTGTCTATATGAAGACCAGAACTATGGAGTCTGGATTAAGGCCGCAGGTGTGGTTCCACAAGGTTCACAAGCCGGAGATCATGCTTCATTACTTCGTTATGTAGAAGTCGCCCGAAAGAAAGAAGTGTTTCTCGTTCACCGCCTTGATCGTGAGACCCAAGGTCCCATGATCGTCGGCTACAATTCAAAGGCAGCCGGAATGCTGGGTGACCTCTTTCAAAAGAACCTTATTTCTAAGACCTACGAAGCCGTGGTCTTGGGTGAGATGGAAGTAGGTTCAAAGCAAACGATCAATGCCTCTCTCGACGATAAAGAGGCGATTACGCACATTGAAGTTCTGGCCTCGAGAAACAATCAAAGTCACTTAAAAGTCACCATCGAAACCGGTAGGCTTCATCAGATTCGACGCCACCTGGATCATATAGGTCATCCGATTATGGGTGATCCCAAGTACGGTAAAGGAAATAAGAATAGAGAGGGTCTAAAACTCGTAGCGGTCGCTCTTTCATTCCAGGATCCGTGGCTTAAAAAAATCCAGAACTTCCAATACCCAAGTAAGCTCACTGTCTAA
- a CDS encoding S8 family peptidase: protein MKKLSTGILMGFFAVMGLAHADSSRYHPNHLFVKMKAGESLVQSPLIKSSKKLFGSLYLVKTTSADKLAETLASDESIEYVQKDFYAGKSAMPKHEVLNEGGLLMKQLQNFDFSVTFNDPYTSRLWAFQAKNGLDVIGAYDSLPARAPQQVIVAVADTGVDHNHEDLKDVMWTNSREIPGNGIDDDNNGYIDDIHGINTLVRDAQGRATMNTMASHWHGTHVAGTIAATQNNGVGISGVANNVKIMALRVVPDDADELDSNIVEAYLYAANNGAKIINCSFGKKNNEGGMVVRDTINKIASKGVLVVVSAGNDSYGPMSWHDIDANRKYPASFDSQNMIVIASTQADGAMSSFSNVGKIGVDVASPGSNIYSTINNGQYSMASGTSMAAPNASGVAAMVLGYYPQIKGVGLKKLLMDTVTPVPAFKNLTVTGGRLNLKTALEAAKKATQRR, encoded by the coding sequence ATGAAAAAGCTAAGTACTGGAATTTTAATGGGTTTTTTCGCTGTTATGGGTCTTGCCCATGCAGATAGCAGCCGCTACCACCCAAATCACCTCTTCGTAAAAATGAAGGCCGGTGAATCTCTTGTTCAATCACCTCTTATCAAAAGCTCTAAGAAACTATTTGGAAGCCTATACCTTGTTAAAACAACAAGCGCTGACAAATTGGCCGAAACTCTAGCATCTGATGAGTCAATTGAATACGTTCAAAAAGACTTCTATGCTGGAAAATCAGCAATGCCTAAGCACGAAGTTCTAAATGAAGGTGGCCTTCTTATGAAGCAACTTCAAAATTTCGACTTTTCTGTAACTTTCAACGATCCATATACAAGCAGACTATGGGCCTTCCAAGCTAAAAATGGTCTAGATGTTATTGGTGCTTACGATTCACTTCCAGCTCGCGCTCCTCAACAAGTAATTGTTGCTGTTGCTGATACTGGTGTTGATCATAACCACGAAGATCTTAAAGATGTTATGTGGACAAACTCTCGTGAAATCCCAGGTAACGGAATCGATGACGATAACAACGGTTATATCGATGATATCCACGGTATCAACACTCTAGTAAGAGATGCTCAAGGCCGTGCGACTATGAATACAATGGCGTCTCACTGGCACGGTACTCACGTTGCCGGTACGATCGCAGCTACTCAGAACAACGGTGTAGGTATTTCTGGTGTTGCTAACAACGTAAAAATCATGGCCCTTCGTGTAGTTCCTGACGATGCGGACGAACTAGATTCAAACATTGTCGAAGCTTACCTATATGCTGCTAACAACGGTGCTAAAATCATCAACTGTTCATTCGGTAAGAAAAATAACGAAGGTGGAATGGTTGTTAGAGACACAATCAACAAGATCGCTTCAAAAGGTGTTCTAGTTGTTGTTTCTGCTGGTAACGATTCATACGGTCCAATGTCTTGGCACGATATCGATGCTAACCGCAAATACCCTGCTTCTTTCGATTCTCAAAACATGATCGTTATCGCTTCTACTCAAGCTGATGGCGCTATGTCTTCTTTCTCGAACGTTGGTAAAATTGGTGTAGACGTTGCTTCTCCAGGATCAAACATCTACTCAACAATCAACAACGGCCAATACTCAATGGCATCTGGTACATCAATGGCGGCTCCGAACGCTTCTGGTGTGGCAGCAATGGTTCTTGGATACTACCCACAAATCAAAGGTGTAGGTCTTAAGAAACTTCTTATGGACACTGTAACTCCAGTTCCAGCGTTCAAAAATCTAACTGTTACTGGTGGTCGTTTAAATCTTAAAACGGCACTTGAAGCAGCTAAGAAAGCAACTCAAAGACGTTAA
- a CDS encoding FliA/WhiG family RNA polymerase sigma factor, translating to MSSLTAKLKNLKDYRSTVDPKVKDEIILEYAPLVRYIAQKIASRLPPNIELDDMISCGVIGLMDAIEKFDPSRDNKFKTYAEFRIRGAILDELRSQDWVPRSVREKAKLVEKAYAKLEKDLGRPATDEEMCEHLQCSMDEFHELINKSKSVSLLNIEDAAAMSKGDKKLMVSLMETSRGANPQTAVGYKRAQEIIKEGIKALPEKQRLVLSLYYFEDLNLKEIGQVLDVTESRVSQLHTQAILKLKAKLRNQFESYEDLAS from the coding sequence ATGTCATCACTCACGGCCAAACTTAAAAATTTAAAAGACTACCGTTCAACTGTTGACCCTAAGGTCAAAGATGAAATTATTCTTGAATACGCTCCACTCGTTCGTTATATCGCCCAGAAGATCGCTTCTCGTCTTCCACCAAATATTGAACTTGATGACATGATCTCATGTGGTGTTATCGGTCTTATGGATGCCATTGAGAAATTCGATCCATCACGTGATAACAAATTTAAAACATATGCTGAATTCCGTATCCGCGGAGCGATTCTTGATGAACTTCGCTCTCAGGACTGGGTACCTCGTTCAGTTCGTGAAAAGGCCAAGCTAGTAGAGAAGGCGTATGCCAAGCTTGAAAAAGACCTGGGCCGTCCAGCTACAGATGAAGAAATGTGCGAACACTTACAGTGTTCGATGGATGAGTTCCATGAGCTTATCAATAAATCAAAGTCGGTCTCTCTTCTGAATATCGAAGATGCAGCGGCAATGAGTAAAGGTGATAAGAAGCTCATGGTCTCTCTTATGGAGACTTCTCGTGGTGCCAACCCTCAGACAGCTGTTGGTTATAAGCGCGCTCAGGAGATCATCAAAGAAGGTATTAAGGCCCTTCCTGAAAAGCAGCGCCTGGTTCTTTCTCTTTACTACTTCGAAGACCTTAACCTGAAAGAAATTGGCCAGGTTCTGGATGTAACTGAGTCACGTGTGTCTCAGCTTCACACTCAGGCGATCCTAAAGCTTAAGGCCAAGCTTCGTAACCAGTTCGAGTCTTACGAAGATCTCGCCAGCTAA
- the coaE gene encoding dephospho-CoA kinase (Dephospho-CoA kinase (CoaE) performs the final step in coenzyme A biosynthesis.): protein MKLKSKFIKLNEAQRLYGLDKPIIGLTGGIATGKSTVTKLLEAQGLVVLDADRLVKSIYQTQEAKDFIKTNFPETWVNSEINFQKLRELFFHNPKTKEAVEGFIYARLPQAFANAAAQNTKQPFYIYDVPLLFEKGLDQKMDLSVLVYAPRKIQRARLMDRDGHIEEMAEKILTHQLDIEDKKLKANFVIDNSAGMEELAAEVKQFLLQVFE from the coding sequence ATGAAGTTGAAGTCAAAATTCATCAAACTTAACGAGGCCCAAAGACTATATGGTTTGGATAAACCCATCATCGGTCTTACGGGGGGAATTGCAACAGGTAAAAGTACTGTGACCAAACTCCTTGAGGCCCAGGGTCTGGTGGTACTGGACGCTGATCGTTTAGTGAAATCAATCTATCAGACCCAAGAAGCAAAAGATTTCATCAAAACAAACTTCCCGGAAACTTGGGTAAACAGTGAAATTAATTTTCAGAAGCTAAGGGAACTCTTTTTCCATAATCCTAAAACGAAAGAAGCAGTTGAAGGCTTTATCTATGCTCGCCTCCCTCAGGCATTTGCAAATGCGGCCGCTCAGAATACCAAGCAACCTTTCTATATTTATGATGTCCCTCTTCTCTTTGAGAAAGGTCTGGATCAGAAAATGGATCTTTCCGTTCTTGTGTACGCTCCAAGGAAAATTCAAAGAGCAAGACTGATGGATCGGGACGGACATATCGAAGAAATGGCAGAAAAAATTCTTACTCATCAGCTAGATATCGAAGATAAGAAACTAAAAGCGAATTTTGTGATTGATAACTCTGCGGGAATGGAAGAACTTGCAGCAGAAGTTAAACAATTTCTGCTACAAGTCTTTGAATAA
- a CDS encoding MinD/ParA family ATP-binding protein → MHKTSEWLQSFSTTNNPTKKSELRRASDFACTKISITGGKGGVGKTSIALKTAKELALAGHRTLLIDCDSNLSNTAIKMGLPLDNKFEKLLSAEANFEDCLIQQGNFHLLPACNGSISVFESKLNFDEIIIDIIASHEHEYDFILLDCPAGVSREILTLNAYCDHRWVIVTPDKSSITDSYSLVKLLATRFGIKENHLLVNMYQSEKQFQKVVMTLSETIENFLGARTHILGGIQKFDVDASGFDTFFLSENKNEWNKNFVKLLYGFTEKVGGPLTSPLNGTSQLAYEHDVH, encoded by the coding sequence ATGCACAAAACTAGCGAGTGGCTTCAATCGTTTTCGACCACGAACAATCCCACCAAGAAGTCAGAACTAAGACGAGCTAGTGATTTCGCCTGTACTAAAATTTCCATCACGGGTGGAAAGGGCGGAGTAGGTAAAACCTCAATCGCATTAAAGACTGCAAAAGAACTGGCACTCGCTGGTCACCGCACACTCTTGATTGATTGCGATTCAAATCTTTCAAATACAGCGATCAAGATGGGTCTTCCCCTTGATAATAAATTCGAAAAACTTCTCTCTGCAGAGGCGAATTTCGAAGATTGCCTGATTCAGCAAGGAAACTTCCACTTGCTTCCGGCATGTAACGGTTCAATCTCGGTCTTTGAATCAAAACTAAACTTCGACGAAATCATCATCGATATTATCGCTTCACATGAGCATGAATACGATTTCATCCTGCTTGATTGCCCGGCAGGGGTGTCTAGAGAAATCCTTACGTTAAACGCTTATTGCGATCACCGTTGGGTGATTGTGACTCCGGATAAATCATCAATCACTGATTCATACTCACTGGTGAAGCTTCTTGCGACCCGCTTCGGGATCAAAGAGAACCATCTTCTGGTGAACATGTATCAGAGCGAGAAACAGTTCCAGAAAGTGGTGATGACCCTGAGTGAAACTATCGAGAATTTCCTTGGTGCTCGCACGCATATCCTTGGAGGGATCCAGAAATTCGATGTAGATGCCTCAGGATTTGATACTTTTTTCCTCTCTGAAAACAAAAATGAATGGAATAAAAACTTCGTTAAACTTTTATATGGGTTCACCGAAAAAGTAGGTGGACCGCTGACTTCTCCTCTGAATGGGACAAGTCAGTTGGCCTATGAACACGATGTTCACTAA